The following proteins are encoded in a genomic region of Thermogemmata fonticola:
- a CDS encoding fused DSP-PTPase phosphatase/NAD kinase-like protein, which produces MRNWFGLFWRACLTTILVVIVLAPAPLWYRYRYVEGKRFRVVADGVLYRAGQMTAAGLREAIERYGIRTVINLQHESPDPLLPEHWLGRGVIRESELCQQMGARYIVLTPDILPPDNRLDQIPPAVEEFLGIMDDERNYPVLLHCRAGLHRTGRLTAIYRMEYENWSVGEALRELRANGYGFMAASEADDFVVQFIQNYRRRAERNPPVAPYPRKVSESW; this is translated from the coding sequence ATGCGAAACTGGTTTGGCTTATTCTGGCGGGCATGTTTGACCACAATTTTGGTGGTCATAGTGCTAGCGCCGGCGCCGCTGTGGTATCGCTATCGGTATGTGGAGGGCAAGCGCTTTCGGGTGGTAGCGGATGGGGTGCTGTATCGTGCGGGGCAGATGACAGCGGCGGGCTTGCGGGAGGCCATCGAGCGCTATGGAATCCGCACGGTGATCAACCTGCAACATGAATCGCCGGACCCGTTGTTGCCGGAGCACTGGCTGGGGCGCGGCGTGATCCGCGAAAGCGAGTTGTGCCAGCAGATGGGTGCCCGTTATATCGTTTTGACTCCCGACATTTTGCCGCCGGACAACCGCTTGGACCAGATTCCTCCCGCGGTCGAGGAGTTTTTGGGGATCATGGACGATGAGCGGAATTATCCGGTGCTGTTGCATTGTCGTGCGGGGTTGCATCGGACCGGGCGGCTGACCGCGATTTACCGGATGGAATACGAGAACTGGTCGGTCGGCGAAGCGTTGCGTGAGTTGCGGGCGAACGGTTACGGCTTTATGGCGGCCAGCGAAGCGGATGATTTCGTCGTGCAGTTCATTCAGAATTACCGGCGGCGGGCAGAGCGGAACCCACCGGTGGCGCCGTACCCCCGCAAGGTGTCCGAATCATGGTGA
- a CDS encoding LptF/LptG family permease, translating into MVTTLDRMFFWSFVRSYIFVGVSFISLFIVIDLFTHLDAYVNRPGGWWAIAQHIAHYYLVRLPQMFDFMAEAITLMAATFTVAWMLRNNELLPQLSAGIPTRRVIRPVLVGALLTLLLPPLNQEFVIPELADQLMTSRDDPEGAKAQVLLGTFDSSGIHLEGQAGYRKDKRIEWLYVTFPEHSPGGMVHLVAAEAFYIPPGDGPLTGGWLLINATPDTFPGPLPMHLTVLGPGRYFLKVETANFDAVNRGNTWYIHAATSRLYELLTNSEGRRQEKMAVLFHTRLTRPLVGALLVLLGVSVILWNPQRHVVLSAGLCVVIGAGFYVCVVGCKALGDAEYITPPLAAWLPVLLYGPIAIVAYDAMHT; encoded by the coding sequence ATGGTGACGACGCTGGATCGGATGTTTTTCTGGTCTTTTGTGCGTTCCTACATTTTTGTAGGGGTTAGCTTCATCAGTCTGTTCATAGTGATCGATCTATTTACACATTTGGATGCATATGTGAATCGTCCCGGCGGCTGGTGGGCCATCGCGCAGCACATCGCTCATTACTATCTGGTGCGCTTGCCGCAGATGTTCGACTTCATGGCCGAAGCGATCACCTTGATGGCGGCGACCTTCACTGTGGCGTGGATGCTGCGGAACAACGAACTGCTCCCGCAACTCTCCGCCGGCATTCCGACGCGGCGCGTCATTCGGCCTGTGCTTGTTGGTGCCCTGCTGACTCTGCTGCTGCCGCCGCTCAATCAGGAATTCGTCATACCCGAACTGGCGGATCAGTTGATGACTTCACGCGACGATCCGGAAGGAGCCAAGGCCCAGGTTCTACTCGGTACGTTCGACAGCTCCGGCATCCATTTGGAAGGCCAGGCGGGTTACCGCAAGGACAAGCGGATCGAATGGCTTTATGTTACCTTTCCGGAGCATTCCCCCGGTGGGATGGTGCATTTGGTGGCGGCGGAGGCTTTTTATATTCCACCCGGTGATGGCCCCTTGACAGGCGGCTGGCTGCTGATCAATGCTACACCGGATACTTTCCCCGGTCCGCTCCCGATGCATCTGACCGTTTTAGGGCCGGGGCGGTATTTTCTGAAGGTGGAAACGGCCAATTTCGATGCGGTGAATCGCGGCAACACGTGGTATATCCACGCGGCCACCTCCCGGCTTTACGAGTTGCTGACCAACTCGGAGGGACGGCGGCAGGAAAAGATGGCGGTGCTCTTCCACACCCGTTTGACCCGCCCGCTTGTCGGTGCCCTGTTGGTCCTTTTGGGAGTGTCGGTCATCCTATGGAATCCCCAGCGGCATGTGGTGCTTAGCGCAGGGCTGTGCGTGGTCATTGGAGCGGGGTTTTATGTTTGTGTGGTCGGGTGCAAAGCCTTAGGCGATGCGGAGTATATCACGCCTCCCCTCGCCGCCTGGCTGCCTGTACTGCTCTACGGCCCGATCGCCATCGTGGCTTATGATGCCATGCATACCTGA
- a CDS encoding OprO/OprP family phosphate-selective porin, whose translation MANLGLLRGQELFSPLSCPPSVGMVPAADASDQPGIGGEEKRPEERLAELERRLDQLHEQLRQQRERSSSRPTAQITGMIQLDRYWTGEDSEFRQVYGVLPDGTAFRRVRIGVQGTYGPWEYRIIPDFAGAGRPSLLDVYIGLNDIPSLGHLRIGHFAEPFGLEQSSSTRGVNTLERSQLTEVYGRRRRVGLMVFNTWDQDQGTWAIGVFRSLNDIFGDDIGPREFRSALTGRLTRLLWYEEREQSLDLFHVGVSYSARVPQNREVQFQSRPEDRFGAAANNLPVLIDTGPIPASFYQLLVGEALWIRGPFSVQGEYLLVPVSTRTQGAVYFSAWYVQASVFLTGDHRQYRRDTAVLDAVIPRRDFLRRENGQWFVGPGAWELMVRLSHADLNDGGITGGRSTNLTFGLAWYLNPYMRIIANYIQTHPTSPQGPSAIGHIIGLRTALEF comes from the coding sequence ATGGCGAATCTTGGGCTACTGCGAGGGCAGGAGCTTTTCTCGCCACTTTCCTGTCCTCCTTCCGTCGGAATGGTGCCGGCGGCGGACGCCAGCGACCAGCCTGGCATCGGGGGAGAAGAGAAGCGACCAGAAGAGCGGCTGGCGGAATTGGAGCGCCGTCTGGATCAGCTCCACGAGCAACTGCGGCAGCAGCGCGAGCGTTCCTCCTCCCGGCCCACCGCTCAGATCACGGGGATGATCCAACTGGATCGTTACTGGACAGGGGAGGATAGCGAGTTCCGGCAGGTTTACGGCGTTTTGCCTGATGGCACGGCTTTCCGCCGCGTGCGCATTGGGGTTCAGGGCACTTACGGGCCGTGGGAATATCGGATCATTCCCGATTTTGCCGGGGCTGGCCGCCCTTCTCTTCTGGATGTGTACATAGGTCTGAACGATATTCCCTCTCTCGGCCATCTGCGGATCGGGCATTTTGCAGAGCCGTTCGGCTTGGAACAAAGTAGCAGCACGCGGGGGGTCAACACTCTGGAACGTTCGCAGCTTACGGAGGTGTATGGCCGCCGACGGCGCGTGGGCCTCATGGTCTTCAATACTTGGGATCAGGACCAGGGAACGTGGGCAATCGGCGTTTTTCGCAGCCTCAACGACATTTTCGGAGACGATATTGGACCGCGGGAATTCCGCTCCGCTTTGACTGGCCGGCTGACGCGCCTGCTTTGGTACGAGGAACGGGAGCAATCGCTGGACCTGTTTCACGTCGGCGTTTCGTATTCGGCTCGTGTGCCTCAGAATCGGGAGGTGCAATTCCAGTCGCGGCCGGAGGATCGCTTCGGTGCGGCGGCCAATAATCTACCCGTACTCATCGACACTGGTCCAATTCCGGCCAGCTTCTATCAGCTTCTCGTCGGCGAAGCCTTGTGGATTCGCGGCCCCTTCTCTGTGCAGGGGGAGTATCTTCTGGTGCCGGTGAGTACCCGCACGCAAGGGGCGGTGTACTTCTCCGCCTGGTATGTGCAAGCCAGTGTCTTTCTGACGGGCGATCACCGCCAGTACCGGCGGGACACGGCAGTCTTGGATGCGGTCATTCCGCGGCGAGATTTTCTGCGTCGGGAAAATGGCCAATGGTTCGTGGGTCCGGGTGCTTGGGAACTGATGGTACGGCTTTCCCACGCCGACCTGAACGATGGCGGTATCACGGGGGGCCGATCCACCAACCTGACCTTCGGCTTGGCCTGGTATCTCAATCCCTACATGCGGATCATCGCCAACTACATCCAGACTCATCCCACGTCGCCACAAGGGCCATCGGCCATCGGGCACATCATCGGCCTGCGCACCGCTCTGGAGTTCTGA
- a CDS encoding serine hydrolase translates to MLSSLGLLLPAAVVLAPLPTPGHVDRRIEAARRAWSAPGVAVVVVRREEVLYLRARGLRQLQPEQPLTVDTLFPLASCTKAFTVTLLAQLVDEQQLHWDDPPSKYLPDFHLSDRRADALLTLRDLLCHRCGLGGHDLLWYRAPWKLEEVLRRTQHLPLDYPFRGGFAYSSIPFIAAGKVLEKRTGQRWEDLLRDRLCEPMGMANVVMHARDPLPPGVVPATGYRWDTASQRLQAVAPYPMAEANPAGSLHATPRDLALWLQFQLNEGRAPNGRRLVSAAQLRETHRPHNLLPMTEAARRQNPETVQLCYALGWLSYDYRGRRVLAHGGLIDGFRLQLTLLPEADLACAVLCNRQDCRLPLALSNALIDLYLGLPPKDWISYYRRLDEEDEREQARGRAERLKQRDPHRPPSLSLECYAGEYDHPAYGPISVTLRPQKDASPSLLLRFSSFDCPLEPFAADTFRIAEGFFTDELVTFTVTGQRVTALRFLDLNFPRRP, encoded by the coding sequence ATGCTGTCCTCCCTTGGACTGCTGCTGCCAGCCGCAGTGGTGCTGGCTCCGCTCCCCACTCCTGGGCATGTCGACCGCCGGATCGAAGCCGCCCGCCGAGCCTGGTCCGCGCCGGGAGTGGCTGTGGTCGTTGTCCGGCGGGAGGAGGTTCTCTACCTGCGCGCCCGCGGTCTGCGTCAGCTCCAGCCGGAACAGCCCCTCACCGTCGATACCCTCTTTCCGCTCGCCTCTTGCACCAAGGCGTTCACGGTTACCCTGCTCGCCCAGTTGGTCGATGAACAGCAGTTGCACTGGGATGATCCTCCCAGCAAATACCTTCCCGATTTCCACCTCTCCGACCGCCGTGCTGACGCCTTGCTGACCCTACGGGACCTGCTCTGCCACCGCTGCGGACTCGGCGGGCACGATCTGCTCTGGTATCGTGCTCCCTGGAAACTGGAGGAAGTCCTCCGACGCACCCAACATCTGCCCCTGGATTATCCCTTCCGCGGTGGCTTCGCCTATTCCAGTATCCCCTTTATTGCGGCGGGTAAGGTGCTGGAGAAGCGGACCGGCCAGCGCTGGGAGGACCTGTTGCGGGACCGGCTGTGCGAACCGATGGGGATGGCCAACGTGGTCATGCACGCGCGCGACCCGCTTCCACCAGGTGTGGTGCCAGCGACAGGGTATCGCTGGGATACCGCCAGCCAGCGGCTGCAAGCCGTGGCTCCCTATCCGATGGCGGAAGCCAATCCCGCCGGTTCGCTCCACGCCACGCCGCGGGACCTGGCCCTGTGGCTGCAATTCCAGCTCAACGAAGGGCGTGCTCCCAATGGCCGACGCTTAGTCTCGGCTGCCCAACTGCGGGAAACGCATCGGCCCCACAATCTGCTGCCGATGACCGAAGCCGCCCGGCGGCAAAATCCGGAGACTGTCCAGCTCTGTTACGCCCTCGGCTGGCTCAGCTACGACTACCGCGGTCGGCGCGTCCTGGCCCACGGCGGGCTGATCGACGGCTTCCGCCTGCAATTGACCTTGCTCCCCGAGGCCGACCTGGCCTGTGCCGTCCTGTGCAATCGGCAAGACTGCCGCCTGCCTCTGGCTCTCTCCAATGCCTTGATCGACCTCTATCTGGGGCTGCCTCCGAAGGACTGGATCAGCTACTATCGCCGCCTCGATGAAGAAGACGAACGCGAACAAGCCCGCGGGCGGGCCGAGCGCCTCAAACAACGCGATCCCCACCGCCCCCCGTCCCTTTCCCTGGAATGCTACGCCGGCGAGTACGATCACCCCGCTTACGGCCCCATTTCCGTGACCCTCCGCCCCCAGAAAGATGCGTCCCCCTCGCTTCTTTTGCGCTTCAGCTCCTTCGACTGCCCCCTGGAACCGTTCGCCGCGGACACCTTCCGCATCGCCGAGGGCTTCTTCACCGATGAACTGGTAACCTTCACCGTGACCGGCCAGCGTGTCACGGCCTTGCGCTTCCTCGACCTGAACTTTCCCCGGCGGCCTTGA
- a CDS encoding Lpg1974 family pore-forming outer membrane protein, producing MRYRDFGGVLVAAVTVLAAPAQSLAQHVVGTPALTDGSDGGFQVPLNTDPIYRLPTGRAGDSGFYTAAEFVMLTQTRDFGSQTIAVRGFFDSAGVLTGIPGTFVGSGTEALNTRDFSRQTYQPGFNVEIGYRFDNGMRLFFNYMQLVEAHASLGATLVPPLFRGPPGLADTFLSAPVFNFPPNFAGPAQKVQGFGDYQIYGIWNAASTMDIRIVQRYQEMNAGYRIPMLETDYSRLYGTAGGRFAWIFERFQWWTFSYDINGNVRPQDTARYTNTLSQRMYGPFIGVGHEIFILNQFSLSTDLTGAMLFEVAKMRAKYQLGENVPADIATQSKFGREEFRIVPNVNAAVNFWWYPVEGVQIRVGYQALMFFNTLHMNEPVGFNYGNIDPSYKVKEFRLIHGFNAGIGFFF from the coding sequence ATGAGGTATCGCGACTTCGGGGGAGTACTGGTGGCGGCTGTGACGGTGCTGGCTGCACCCGCCCAAAGTCTGGCCCAGCATGTGGTCGGCACACCGGCCCTGACGGATGGCTCCGACGGCGGATTCCAAGTGCCGCTCAACACCGACCCCATCTATCGCTTGCCCACAGGACGAGCTGGCGATTCCGGCTTCTACACCGCCGCCGAGTTCGTCATGTTGACCCAAACCCGCGATTTCGGCTCGCAAACCATCGCCGTCCGTGGGTTCTTCGACTCGGCTGGCGTCCTGACCGGCATCCCCGGCACCTTCGTCGGCAGCGGCACGGAAGCCCTCAACACCCGGGACTTCAGCCGCCAGACCTATCAACCCGGTTTCAACGTCGAAATCGGCTATCGCTTCGACAACGGCATGCGCCTGTTCTTCAACTACATGCAATTGGTCGAAGCCCATGCCTCGTTAGGAGCAACCCTGGTTCCGCCGCTTTTCCGTGGGCCGCCCGGACTAGCGGATACCTTCCTCTCCGCTCCGGTCTTCAACTTCCCGCCGAACTTCGCCGGCCCGGCCCAGAAGGTCCAGGGATTCGGGGACTACCAAATCTACGGTATCTGGAACGCCGCCTCGACAATGGACATTCGCATTGTCCAGCGCTATCAGGAAATGAACGCGGGCTACCGCATCCCGATGCTGGAGACGGATTATAGCCGACTCTACGGCACCGCGGGCGGCCGCTTCGCTTGGATCTTCGAGCGCTTCCAATGGTGGACCTTCAGCTATGACATCAACGGCAACGTCCGGCCCCAGGATACCGCCCGCTATACCAATACTCTCTCCCAACGGATGTACGGTCCGTTCATCGGCGTCGGCCATGAAATCTTCATCCTCAACCAGTTCTCCTTGAGCACCGATCTGACGGGGGCCATGCTCTTCGAGGTGGCCAAGATGCGGGCCAAGTACCAGCTTGGCGAGAACGTCCCCGCCGACATCGCCACCCAATCCAAATTTGGACGCGAGGAGTTCCGCATCGTCCCCAACGTCAATGCTGCCGTCAACTTCTGGTGGTATCCGGTGGAAGGCGTCCAGATCCGTGTCGGCTATCAGGCCCTGATGTTCTTCAATACCTTGCACATGAACGAACCCGTCGGTTTCAACTACGGCAACATCGATCCCAGCTACAAGGTCAAGGAGTTCCGCCTGATCCACGGCTTCAATGCTGGCATCGGCTTCTTCTTCTGA
- the carB gene encoding carbamoyl-phosphate synthase large subunit, with protein MPKRTDLRKILVIGSGPIVIGQACEFDYSGTQACKALREEGYTVVLVNSNPATIMTDPETADRTYIEPIKWPIVEKIIAAERPDALLPTLGGQTALNTAMDLVRHGVLERYGVEMIGAKAEVIDKAEDRQKFKDAMLKLGLEVPRSGVVRSLAEAIDILDTIGLPCVLRPSFTLGGTGGGIAYNREEFVELINRGLQLSPVGEVLVEESVIGWKEFELEVMRDRADNVVIICSIENLDPMGVHTGDSITVAPAQTLTDKEYQRMRDAAIAIIREIGVETGGSNIQFAVNPKDGRMVAIEMNPRVSRSSALASKATGFPIAKIAAKLAIGYTLDELRNDITRETPASFEPTIDYVVTKVPRFAFEKFPEADPTLTTQMKSVGETMAIGRSFPESLQKALRGLEVGRFGLGCDRKDRWGTDSQPDREEIIRKLARPNAERIWYIRYALLDGLSVDDIHQLTHIDPWFLRQIQQLVEVERRLRQCSSLEEVTPELLWEAKQHGFVDRQLAHLWDCSENDVRALRQRHGILPVFKSVDTCAAEFEAYTPYYYSTYELPVRQADQSKHCEDEVRPPTGKPRIMILGGGPNRIGQGIEFDYCCVQAAFALREAGYEVIMVNSNPETVSTDYDTSDLLFFEPLTVEDVLNIYERTRPQGVIVQFGGQTPLNLAKTLELHGLPIIGTSVDSIDIAENRERFARLIHDLGLQQPANGTAIDAAQALRVARKIGFPVLVRPSFVLGGRDMRIVYDEHELLQYMTRIEPDLTPERPVLIDQFLLNAVEVDVDCLADGQRTYIAGVMQHIEEAGIHSGDSACVLPPHSLPPEIVAEIERQTRLLAQALQVRGLMNIQFAVAGLRNGSSPGGPPQVYVLEANPRASRTVPFVSKAIGLPLARLAALVMVGKTLDELGLHKEIVPSHYSIKESVFPFNKFPGVDIILGPEMKSTGEVMGIDDQFPLAFAKSQLAANSPLPKSGTIFISVADRHKAEVVPIAQQFAEMGYKLIATRGTARHLAAHGITVEEIPKIAEGRPNLLDLMKNGQVALIINTPSGHGRATDEGKIRATAVTLGVTCITTLAAAQAAADACRALQHSELTVTALQDRFPTSRR; from the coding sequence ATGCCGAAGCGTACCGATCTCCGCAAAATCCTGGTCATTGGTTCAGGACCCATTGTCATCGGTCAGGCCTGCGAGTTCGATTATTCTGGAACGCAAGCCTGCAAAGCTCTGCGAGAGGAAGGCTACACCGTCGTGCTGGTCAATTCCAATCCGGCGACCATCATGACGGACCCGGAAACCGCCGACCGTACTTATATCGAACCGATCAAGTGGCCGATCGTCGAAAAGATCATCGCCGCGGAACGGCCTGACGCTCTGCTCCCCACCTTGGGCGGCCAGACGGCCCTGAATACCGCGATGGACCTGGTGCGCCACGGCGTCCTGGAACGCTATGGCGTGGAGATGATCGGGGCCAAAGCCGAAGTGATCGACAAAGCCGAGGACCGCCAGAAGTTCAAGGATGCCATGCTGAAATTGGGCCTGGAAGTGCCCCGCAGCGGCGTGGTCCGGTCCCTCGCGGAGGCGATCGACATCCTGGATACCATTGGCTTGCCTTGTGTCTTGCGCCCCAGCTTCACCCTCGGCGGCACCGGCGGCGGAATCGCCTACAACCGCGAGGAGTTCGTCGAGTTAATCAACCGCGGCTTGCAACTGTCCCCCGTCGGCGAGGTCCTGGTTGAGGAGTCCGTCATCGGCTGGAAGGAATTCGAACTGGAAGTGATGCGGGATCGGGCGGACAACGTCGTCATCATCTGCTCCATCGAAAATCTCGACCCGATGGGAGTGCACACCGGCGACAGCATCACCGTCGCCCCGGCTCAAACCCTCACGGACAAAGAGTACCAGCGCATGCGGGACGCCGCCATCGCCATCATCCGGGAAATCGGCGTGGAAACCGGCGGCTCCAACATCCAGTTTGCCGTCAATCCCAAAGACGGGCGCATGGTGGCCATCGAAATGAATCCGCGGGTCAGCCGCTCCAGTGCTTTGGCCTCCAAAGCCACCGGCTTCCCCATCGCCAAAATCGCCGCCAAACTGGCCATCGGCTACACCCTCGACGAACTTCGCAACGACATTACCCGCGAAACCCCCGCCTCCTTCGAGCCGACCATCGACTACGTCGTCACCAAAGTGCCGCGCTTCGCCTTTGAAAAGTTCCCCGAAGCTGATCCGACCCTCACCACCCAAATGAAGTCGGTCGGGGAAACCATGGCCATTGGCCGATCCTTTCCCGAATCCTTGCAGAAGGCCCTGCGCGGCTTGGAAGTCGGGCGCTTCGGCCTCGGCTGCGATCGCAAAGACCGCTGGGGCACTGATTCCCAACCTGACCGCGAAGAAATCATCCGCAAACTGGCCCGCCCCAACGCCGAACGCATCTGGTACATCCGCTATGCCTTGCTCGATGGCCTATCTGTCGATGACATCCACCAGCTCACCCACATCGATCCCTGGTTCCTTCGGCAGATTCAACAACTGGTCGAGGTAGAACGGCGCTTGCGGCAATGTTCCTCCCTGGAGGAGGTCACTCCGGAGTTGCTTTGGGAAGCCAAGCAACACGGCTTCGTGGACCGCCAACTGGCCCACCTCTGGGATTGCTCGGAAAACGACGTGCGCGCCTTGCGGCAACGTCACGGCATTCTCCCGGTCTTCAAGTCCGTGGACACCTGCGCCGCCGAATTTGAGGCCTACACCCCCTACTACTACTCCACTTACGAGTTGCCTGTGCGCCAAGCGGACCAGTCGAAGCACTGCGAGGATGAAGTCCGGCCTCCTACAGGCAAGCCGCGCATCATGATCCTTGGCGGCGGACCCAATCGCATCGGCCAAGGGATCGAGTTCGACTACTGCTGCGTCCAGGCCGCCTTCGCCCTGCGCGAAGCTGGCTATGAAGTCATCATGGTCAATTCCAACCCCGAAACCGTTAGCACCGATTACGACACCTCCGATCTGCTGTTCTTCGAGCCTCTCACGGTCGAAGATGTGCTCAACATTTATGAGCGGACGCGGCCTCAAGGCGTCATCGTGCAGTTCGGCGGACAAACCCCACTCAACCTGGCCAAAACGCTGGAACTCCACGGCCTGCCCATCATCGGCACCAGTGTCGATAGCATTGACATCGCCGAAAACCGTGAACGCTTCGCCCGCCTTATCCACGATCTCGGATTGCAGCAACCGGCCAATGGGACCGCCATCGATGCCGCCCAGGCCCTGCGCGTCGCCCGGAAAATCGGTTTCCCTGTTCTGGTGCGCCCCAGCTTCGTCCTCGGCGGACGCGACATGCGCATCGTCTACGATGAACACGAGCTACTCCAGTACATGACCCGCATCGAACCGGACCTGACTCCGGAACGGCCGGTGCTCATCGATCAGTTCCTCCTCAATGCCGTGGAAGTCGATGTGGATTGCCTTGCCGATGGCCAGCGGACCTACATTGCCGGTGTCATGCAGCACATTGAGGAGGCGGGCATCCATTCCGGCGACTCTGCCTGTGTTCTTCCGCCTCACAGCTTGCCCCCGGAGATTGTCGCCGAAATCGAACGCCAAACCCGCTTGCTGGCCCAAGCCCTCCAAGTCCGCGGCCTGATGAATATCCAATTCGCCGTCGCCGGACTGCGCAATGGATCAAGTCCTGGCGGTCCGCCCCAGGTCTACGTGCTGGAAGCCAACCCCCGTGCCAGCCGCACCGTCCCCTTTGTCTCCAAGGCCATCGGCCTTCCCCTTGCCCGGCTGGCCGCCCTCGTCATGGTCGGCAAAACCCTCGATGAACTCGGTCTCCACAAGGAAATCGTTCCCTCCCACTACTCCATCAAAGAAAGTGTCTTCCCCTTCAACAAGTTCCCCGGTGTCGATATCATCCTCGGACCGGAAATGAAGTCCACCGGCGAAGTCATGGGCATCGACGACCAGTTCCCTCTGGCCTTTGCCAAGTCCCAACTCGCCGCTAACTCCCCCTTGCCCAAATCGGGCACCATCTTTATCTCCGTCGCGGATCGCCACAAAGCTGAGGTTGTTCCCATCGCCCAGCAGTTCGCCGAGATGGGCTACAAACTCATCGCCACGCGCGGCACGGCCCGCCACTTGGCGGCGCACGGCATCACGGTTGAGGAAATCCCCAAAATCGCCGAAGGGCGGCCCAACTTGCTCGACCTGATGAAAAACGGCCAGGTCGCCCTGATCATCAACACCCCCAGCGGACATGGCCGGGCGACCGATGAAGGCAAAATCCGCGCCACCGCGGTCACCCTTGGAGTCACCTGCATCACCACGCTGGCCGCCGCCCAGGCCGCCGCCGATGCTTGCCGGGCGCTCCAGCATTCCGAGCTGACCGTCACCGCCTTGCAGGATCGCTTCCCCACCTCACGCCGTTGA
- a CDS encoding lysophospholipid acyltransferase family protein, with the protein MNPSPFRASVLSAHTTDLPPGSPPTFSGPAPTAQLRWLPRLWYNTAYWAMWTAFTLAYSFRRRGWHHLPRTGPVLIIANHQSMLDPILVGLAARRYLSFLARHTLFQQPLLAPLIRSLNAIPIDRSLGKEGIQTVLHALEEGHAVVMFPEGERSHTGQVQPLKPGVSLLIRRVRCPIVPVGIAGAFAAWNRFRRWPRLAPLFAPPTDATLAVSVGPPLDPCRYLDMPRAEMLEELRQAIIQQVALAERLRRK; encoded by the coding sequence ATGAATCCGTCGCCGTTTCGCGCCTCCGTTCTCTCGGCCCATACCACGGACCTCCCTCCTGGATCCCCGCCGACCTTTTCCGGCCCGGCACCCACCGCCCAACTCCGCTGGCTGCCCCGCCTCTGGTACAACACCGCCTACTGGGCCATGTGGACCGCCTTCACCCTCGCCTACAGCTTCCGCCGCCGCGGCTGGCACCACCTCCCCCGCACGGGACCGGTCCTCATCATCGCCAATCACCAATCCATGCTTGATCCCATCCTCGTTGGCCTGGCCGCCCGCCGCTACCTCTCCTTCCTCGCTCGTCACACCCTCTTCCAGCAACCGCTTCTCGCACCCCTCATCCGTTCCCTCAACGCCATTCCCATCGACCGCTCCTTGGGCAAGGAAGGTATCCAAACCGTCCTGCACGCCCTGGAAGAGGGACATGCCGTCGTGATGTTCCCGGAAGGAGAACGTTCGCACACGGGCCAGGTTCAGCCTCTCAAGCCGGGGGTTTCGCTTTTGATCCGTCGCGTCCGTTGCCCGATTGTGCCGGTGGGTATTGCCGGAGCGTTTGCTGCCTGGAACCGCTTCCGCCGCTGGCCCCGCTTGGCTCCCCTCTTTGCACCACCGACCGATGCCACCCTTGCCGTCTCCGTCGGTCCGCCCCTCGACCCCTGCCGCTACCTCGACATGCCCCGCGCCGAAATGCTCGAAGAACTCCGCCAGGCCATCATCCAGCAGGTCGCCCTCGCCGAACGCCTCCGCAGGAAGTGA
- the cmk gene encoding (d)CMP kinase: MVITIDGPAASGKGTAAKALAARLGFDYLDTGAMYRAVAWAALQRGISCSDVEALRTLLPQLHLELTPQGILLDGQDITSHLRTPEVGEGASLVAVIPEVRRWLVELQRRHAQGRHLVTEGRDQGTVVFPDADLKFFLTAELPTRARRRWLELQQRGLATDYETVLHELQQRDTRDSTRSDSPLRQPPDAILIDSTHLTPQQVLDIMELHARQRLPIPPSQRPL, translated from the coding sequence ATGGTCATCACCATTGATGGACCCGCGGCATCCGGCAAAGGAACCGCTGCTAAAGCCTTGGCCGCCCGTCTGGGTTTCGACTACCTCGACACGGGGGCCATGTATCGCGCGGTCGCCTGGGCAGCCCTGCAACGCGGGATTTCCTGTTCAGATGTCGAGGCTCTCCGCACCCTCCTGCCGCAGCTCCATTTGGAACTCACCCCGCAGGGCATCCTTCTCGACGGCCAGGACATCACCTCCCACTTACGCACGCCGGAAGTGGGTGAAGGGGCCAGCCTCGTAGCCGTTATTCCCGAAGTCCGTCGCTGGCTGGTCGAGTTGCAGCGCCGCCATGCCCAGGGACGCCACCTCGTCACCGAAGGCCGGGATCAAGGGACCGTCGTTTTCCCGGATGCAGACCTCAAATTCTTCCTCACAGCGGAATTGCCCACACGCGCGCGCCGCCGCTGGCTGGAACTCCAGCAGCGCGGCCTCGCCACCGACTACGAAACCGTTCTCCACGAACTCCAGCAGCGGGATACCCGCGACTCCACCCGCTCCGACAGCCCCTTGCGCCAGCCCCCCGATGCTATCCTCATCGACTCCACCCACCTGACCCCGCAGCAGGTCCTGGATATCATGGAATTACACGCCCGGCAACGACTCCCGATTCCCCCATCCCAGCGGCCATTATGA